CGCCCTTCGACGCACGCGAGCTCGAGCAGCGCCTCGTGCGCGCCTCGCGGCGCTGGGAGGACGAGCTGCAGCAGGCGCTCGTCGAGCAGTGCGGCGAGGAGCGCGGCCTGCTGCTGATGCGGCGCTATGGCGGCGGCTTTCCGGCGGGCTATCGCGAGGATTACTCGCCGCGCATGGCGGTGTTCGACATCGAGCAGATGGAGGCGCTCGCCGATGGCGATGCGCTCGGACTCAACCTCTACGTGCCGCTCGAGGCGCCGGCCGGGCGGCTCAACCTGCGCCTGTACCGGCTGGATGCGCCGGTGCCGCTGTCGCAGAGCCTGCCGATGCTCGAGAAGATGGGCGTGAAGGTGATGGACGAGCGCCCTTCCGATATCCAGCGCCAGGACGGACGGACGGTTTGGCTGCATGACTTCGGGCTGCATTTCGCCGGTGCGGAGAACCTCGACATCCATGCGCTGCGGCCGCTGTTCCAGGACGCCTTCCTGCGCGCCTGGCGAGGCGAGGTCGAGAACGACGACTTCAACCGCCTCGTGCTCCTCGCCGGTCTGTCGTGGCGCGAGGTGAGTGTGCTGCGCGGCTACGCCCGTTACATGCGCCAGGCCGCGTTCACGTTCAGCCTCGCCTACATGGAGCAGACGCTGGCAGCGTATCCGAAGCTCGCGCGCGCCTTGTTCGAGCTCTTCCGCACGCGCTTCGATCCTGCGCTCGCCGGCGAGCGCGAAGACTCGTGCGCGGGTCAGGTGGCGGCGATCGAGGCCGAGCTCAACAACGTCGCCAACCTCGACGAAGACCGCATCCTGCGCCAGTTCCTGGCGATGATACAGGCGACCCTGCGTACCAACTGGTTCCAGCGTGGCAAGGACGGCGCGCCCAAGCCCTACGTCTCGTTCAAGTTCTCGCCCGCGCGGATCCCGAACCTGCCGCAGCCGCTGCCGATGTTCGAGATCTTCGTCTATTCGCCGCGCTTCGAGGGGGTGCATCTGCGCGGCGGCAAGGTCGCGCGCGGCGGCCTGCGCTGGTCGGACCGCATGGAGGACTTTCGCACCGAGATCCTCGGCCTGGTGAAGGCGCAGATCGTCAAGAACGCGGTGATCGTGCCGGTGGGCTCCAAGGGCGGCTTCGTGGTCAAGTGCCCGCCCGCGGAGGGCGGGCGCGAGGCGCTGCTGGCCGAGGGCGTGGCCTGCTACCGCAACTTCCTGCGCGGCCTGCTCGACCTCACCGACAACCTGGTGCAGGGGGCGGTGGTGCCGCCAGCCGACGTGGTGCGCCACGACGAGGACGACCCTTATCTGGTGGTCGCCGCCGACAAGGGCACGGCGAGCTTCTCCGACTACGCCAACGAGGTTTCCGCCGAGTACGGCTTCTGGCTTGGCGACGCCTTCGCCTCGGGCGGTTCGGTGGGCTACGACCACAAGAAGATGGGCATCACCGCGCGCGGGGCCTGGGAGGCGGTCAAGCGCCACTTCCGCGAGATGGGCAAGAACATCCAGGACGAGCCGTTCACCGCAGCCGGCGTGGGCGACATGTCGGGCGACGTGTTCGGCAACGGCATGTTGCTGTCGAAGCAGACGCGGCTGATCGCGGCCTTCGATCACCGCCACATCTTCATCGATCCCGATCCCGATCCGGCGCGCTCTTGGGAGGAGCGCGCGCGCATCTTCGCGCTCCCGCGTTCGAGCTGGGAGGACTACGACAAGTCGCTGATCTCGGCCGGTGGCGGCGTGTGGCCGCGCAGCGCGAAGTCGATCAAGCTCTCGCCCGAGATGCGTACGGCGCTCGACACCCAGGCCGAGAAGCTGACGCCGACCGAGCTCATCCGCGCCATCCTCACCGCACCGGTCGAGCTGCTCTACAACGGCGGCATCGGCACCTACGTCAAGGCGGCGTCTGAGACCGACGCCGCGGTCGGCGACCGCGCCAACGATGCGGTGCGCGTCAATGGCGGCGATCTGCGCTGCAAGGTCCTTGGAGAAGGCGGCAACCTCGGTGCCACCCAGCTCGGCCGCATCGAGTTCGCACTCAAGGGCGGGCGGGTCAATACCGACGCCATCGACAACTCCGGCGGCGTGGACTGCTCCGATCATGAGGTCAATATCAAGATCCTGCTCGGCGGGGTGGTGGCAGAGGGCGAGCTGACGATGAAGCAGCGCAACCAGCTGCTCGCCGACATGACCGACGAGGTCGCTGCGCTGGTGCTGCGCGACAACTACGCGCAGACGCAGATCCTGTCGGTGACGCGGGCGCGCGGCCTGGCGCTGCTCGACGAGCAGGCCGACTTCATGCGCCGCCTGGCGCACGCCGGTCGGCTCAACCGCAAGCTCGAGTTCCTGCCGATGGACGAGGAGATCGTCGAGCGCAAGGCGGCGCGCATCGGGCTTGCCAACCCCGAGCTCGCGGTGCTGCTGGCCTACAGCAAGATCGAACTCTATGACGAGGTGCTGGCCTCCGACGTCCCCGATGATCCCTACATCCGCAGCGCGCTCGAGCGCTACTTCCCGGTGCCGCTGCGCCAGCGCTTCGCGCCCCAGATCCAGGCGCATCCGCTGCGCCGCGAGATCATCTCGACCCACGTCATCAACAGCATGATCAACCGCGTCGGCCCGACCTTCGTGCATCGCCTGAAGGGGGAGGTCGGTGCGGCCGCGGCCGACATCGTGCGCGCCTACATGGCCACGCGCGAGGTGTTCGGGCTGGTGTCGGTGTGGCAGGAGATCGAGGCGCTCGACAACCGCATCGACAACGCGGTGCAGACCGAACTGATCATGGAGTCGGGGCGGCTGGTGCAGCGCGGAACGCTGTGGTTCCTGCGCCAGCGCCGCTGGCTCGCGGACCTGCAGGCGACGCTGGCGCACTTCTCGCCGGGGGTGGCGGCGCTCGCCGAGCGTCTGGGCGAATACGTGGCGCCGGCCTACCGCAGCGAACTCGAGGCGTCGGTCGCGCGCCGGGTGGAACAAGGCGTGCCGGAGGCGCTCGCGCGCCGGGTGGCCGCGCTCGACGAGCTCTATTCCGCGCTCGACCTGGTGGAGATCGCGGCCGAGAGCGGGCGCGACGAGGCGGTGGTGGCGCGGGTGTACTTCGCTCTCGGCGGCGAACTCGACCTCCACTGGCTCGGCGCCCAGATCTCCGCCCTGCCGGCGGAGACGCGCTGGCAGAACCTGGCGCGCGGCGCGCTGCGTACGGATCTGTCGGCACTCGCCCGCACGCTCGCGGGCGAGGCGATCCGTCTGGCACCGGCGGGCGGCGAGGTCGAGGAGATGCTCGGCGCCTGGCGCGAGCGGGGCGCTCTCGCGATCGAACGCTATCGCCATCTGCTCGGCGAGATCCGCGCGGCTCAGAGCATCGACCTGGCAATGGTGTCGGTCCTGCTGCGCGAACTGCGCGGGATGGCTTGATCGGGGCGGCGGGCGGCGTCGGCCGCGGACGGCAGGTCCGTTCCCCGCCGACGCCGCTCGCCGGGTCGCCTGCTGACTTGGCGCGCGTGCTTCGGTTATCATCGCGCTTTCCCGCAGCACATCTCCCATGACCAAATACGTCTTCGTTACCGGCGGTGTCGTGTCCTCTCTGGGCAAAGGCATCGCGGCAGCCTCTTTGGGGGCGATCCTCGAGTCCCGCGGCATCAAGGTCACGCACCTCAAGCTGGACCCGTACATCAACGTCGATCCGGGCACCATGAGCCCGTTCCAGCACGGCGAAGTCTTCGTGACCGAAGACGGTGCGGAAACCGACCTCGACCTCGGCCATTACGAGCGCTTCACCAGCGCCAAGATGAGCAAGCGCAACAACTTCACCACTGGCCAGATCTACGAGTCGGTGCTGAAGAAGGAGCGTCGCGGCGAGTACCTCGGCAAGACCGTGCAGGTCATCCCGCACATCACCGACGAGATCAAGGCCTACGTCAAGCGCGGCGCCGAGGGCGCCGACGTGGCGATCGTCGAGGTCGGCGGCACCGTGGGCGACATCGAGTCGCTGCCCTTCCTGGAGGCCATCCGCCAGATGGGCTTCGAGGAAGGCCGCCACGGCACCTGCTTCATCCACCTCACGCTGCTGCCCTACATCCCGACCGCGGGCGAGCTCAAGACCAAGCCGACCCAGCACTCGGTCAAGGAACTGCGCGAGATCGGCATCCAGCCCGACATCCTGCTGTGCCGTGCCGACCGCTCGATCCCGGCCGACGAGCGGCGCAAGATCGCGCTGTTCTGCAACGTGATGCCCGAGGCGGTCATCGAGTGCCTGGACGCCGACTCGATCTACAAGATCCCCGGCATGCTTCACGACCAGATGCTCGACCAGATCGTCTGCCACAAGCTCGACATCCTCGCCCGCGCGGCCGACCTGTCGGTGTGGGAGAAGCTGATCCACGCGCTCGAGAACCCGAAGCAGACGGTCAATATCGGTTTCGTCGGCAAGTACGTGGACCTCACCGAGTCGTACAAGTCGCTGATCGAGGCGCTCAACCACGCCGGCATGCACACCGAGTCGAAGGTCAAGATCCACTACATCGACTCCGAGGACATCGAGCGCGACGGCTGCGCAGTGCTGGAGGCGATGGACGCGATCCTGGTGCCGGGCGGCTTCGGCAAGCGCGGCACCGAGGGCAAGATTGCCGCCATCCGCCATGCGCGCGAGAACAAGGTGCCCTATCTCGGCATCTGCCTCGGCATGCAGCTCGCGGTGGTGGAGTTCGCCCGCGACGTCGCCGGCATGGAAGGCGCGCATTCGACCGAGTTCGAGCGCGACACGAAGTTTCCGGTGATCGGGCTCATCACCGAGTGGAAGGACCGCACGGGCAAGATCGAGAAGCGTACCGAAGAGTCCGACCTCGGCGGCACCATGCGCCTCGGCGGTCAGCTCTGCCAGCTGAAGGAAGGCACGCTGGCGCGTGAGGTCTACGGTTCGGCCGAGATCATGGAGCGCCACCGCCACCGCTACGAGGTCAACAACACCCTGCTCGCCAAGCTGGAGGAGAAGGGGCTCGTCGTTGCGGGCCGCGCGCCGGTCACCGACCTGTGCGAGATGGTCGAGCTGCCCGCCGACGTGCATCCGTGGTTCGTCGGCTGCCAGTTCCATCCCGAATTCACCTCCAACCCGCGCAAGGGTCACCCGCTGTTCACCGCCTACGTGAAGGCGGCGATCGCACGCAAGCAGGCCGCGGCCTCAAGGAGCGAAGCATGAACCTCTGCGGATTCGAAGTCGGCCTCGACAAGCCGATCTTCCTGATCTCCGGCCCCTGCGTGGCCGAGTCCGAACAGATGTGCCTGGACATCGCCGGCCAGATGAAGGAAATCTGCGCCGAGCTGGGCATCCCCTACATCTTCAAGGCTTCCTACGACAAGGCCAACCGCAGCTCGGGCAAGAGCTTCCGCGGCCACGGCATGGACGCCGGCCTGAGGATGCTCGAGGCGGTGAAGAAGCAGCTCGGCCTGCCGGTGCTGACCGATGTGCACACGGTCGAGGAGATCCCGCTCGTGGCCTCGGTGGTCGACGTGCTGCAGACGCCTGCCTTCCTGTGCCGCCAGACCGACTTCATCCATGCGGTGGCCGCCAGCGGCAAGCCGGTGAACATCAAGAAGGGCCAGTTCCTCGCCCCGGGCGACATGAAGAACGTCGCCGACAAGGCGCGTGAG
This region of Thauera sp. JM12B12 genomic DNA includes:
- a CDS encoding NAD-glutamate dehydrogenase, encoding MEKTEQIRLAANVSAVVEQIAARLPAEQAKAVSAFATRFFAQVDQEDLEALSVSDLYGAVLSQWHFIARRAGGSVVRVFNPRLDENGWESAHTVVEIVGDDMPFLVDSVTMEINRQGLTLHLIIHPVLRVARDRDGQLLRLAEAGDADARSESVMHLEVDRRTDQADLKALREGLERVLADVRAAVGDWPRMRERMQEIIADIDAIPAAVDAEERAEARAFLEWLANDNFVLLGCRDYDLVSSEEGNELRVVTGSGLGLLQGDGEAGQSRSFAALPPQLRAQAHVPGVLTITKSNTRSTVHRPAYLDFLGVKRYDADGRVCGERRVIGLLASTAYGTTPAQIPLLRRKVAAVIERAGLPPGGHAAKTLQTIIERYPRDELFQIGTDELFNHVMGILRLGERLRTRLFVRCDPFARFVSCLVYVPREHYNTDQRKRMQAVLMEAFNGSSSEFDVQFSDSALARILITVRTQDSTIPPFDARELEQRLVRASRRWEDELQQALVEQCGEERGLLLMRRYGGGFPAGYREDYSPRMAVFDIEQMEALADGDALGLNLYVPLEAPAGRLNLRLYRLDAPVPLSQSLPMLEKMGVKVMDERPSDIQRQDGRTVWLHDFGLHFAGAENLDIHALRPLFQDAFLRAWRGEVENDDFNRLVLLAGLSWREVSVLRGYARYMRQAAFTFSLAYMEQTLAAYPKLARALFELFRTRFDPALAGEREDSCAGQVAAIEAELNNVANLDEDRILRQFLAMIQATLRTNWFQRGKDGAPKPYVSFKFSPARIPNLPQPLPMFEIFVYSPRFEGVHLRGGKVARGGLRWSDRMEDFRTEILGLVKAQIVKNAVIVPVGSKGGFVVKCPPAEGGREALLAEGVACYRNFLRGLLDLTDNLVQGAVVPPADVVRHDEDDPYLVVAADKGTASFSDYANEVSAEYGFWLGDAFASGGSVGYDHKKMGITARGAWEAVKRHFREMGKNIQDEPFTAAGVGDMSGDVFGNGMLLSKQTRLIAAFDHRHIFIDPDPDPARSWEERARIFALPRSSWEDYDKSLISAGGGVWPRSAKSIKLSPEMRTALDTQAEKLTPTELIRAILTAPVELLYNGGIGTYVKAASETDAAVGDRANDAVRVNGGDLRCKVLGEGGNLGATQLGRIEFALKGGRVNTDAIDNSGGVDCSDHEVNIKILLGGVVAEGELTMKQRNQLLADMTDEVAALVLRDNYAQTQILSVTRARGLALLDEQADFMRRLAHAGRLNRKLEFLPMDEEIVERKAARIGLANPELAVLLAYSKIELYDEVLASDVPDDPYIRSALERYFPVPLRQRFAPQIQAHPLRREIISTHVINSMINRVGPTFVHRLKGEVGAAAADIVRAYMATREVFGLVSVWQEIEALDNRIDNAVQTELIMESGRLVQRGTLWFLRQRRWLADLQATLAHFSPGVAALAERLGEYVAPAYRSELEASVARRVEQGVPEALARRVAALDELYSALDLVEIAAESGRDEAVVARVYFALGGELDLHWLGAQISALPAETRWQNLARGALRTDLSALARTLAGEAIRLAPAGGEVEEMLGAWRERGALAIERYRHLLGEIRAAQSIDLAMVSVLLRELRGMA
- a CDS encoding CTP synthase, with product MTKYVFVTGGVVSSLGKGIAAASLGAILESRGIKVTHLKLDPYINVDPGTMSPFQHGEVFVTEDGAETDLDLGHYERFTSAKMSKRNNFTTGQIYESVLKKERRGEYLGKTVQVIPHITDEIKAYVKRGAEGADVAIVEVGGTVGDIESLPFLEAIRQMGFEEGRHGTCFIHLTLLPYIPTAGELKTKPTQHSVKELREIGIQPDILLCRADRSIPADERRKIALFCNVMPEAVIECLDADSIYKIPGMLHDQMLDQIVCHKLDILARAADLSVWEKLIHALENPKQTVNIGFVGKYVDLTESYKSLIEALNHAGMHTESKVKIHYIDSEDIERDGCAVLEAMDAILVPGGFGKRGTEGKIAAIRHARENKVPYLGICLGMQLAVVEFARDVAGMEGAHSTEFERDTKFPVIGLITEWKDRTGKIEKRTEESDLGGTMRLGGQLCQLKEGTLAREVYGSAEIMERHRHRYEVNNTLLAKLEEKGLVVAGRAPVTDLCEMVELPADVHPWFVGCQFHPEFTSNPRKGHPLFTAYVKAAIARKQAAASRSEA
- the kdsA gene encoding 3-deoxy-8-phosphooctulonate synthase encodes the protein MNLCGFEVGLDKPIFLISGPCVAESEQMCLDIAGQMKEICAELGIPYIFKASYDKANRSSGKSFRGHGMDAGLRMLEAVKKQLGLPVLTDVHTVEEIPLVASVVDVLQTPAFLCRQTDFIHAVAASGKPVNIKKGQFLAPGDMKNVADKAREANGGADTIMVCERGASFGYNNLVSDMRSLAIMRDTGCPVVFDATHSVQLPGGQGTASGGQREFVPVLARAAVAVGVAGLFMETHPDPAKALSDGPNAWPLPKMKALLTTLKDIDALVKRQGFLETTL